The genomic DNA ATAACGATACGTTGTCGTTGACCACCTGAAAATTGATGTGGATATGCATTGAAGCGTTCTTCCACACGCTTTAAACCCACTAACTTTAATAATTCGATGGCACGTTTTTTCGCTTCTGATTTACTTAAACCAATATGTTTAATAATAGGCTCCATGACTTGCTTACCAATTTTCATAGTTGGATTAAGAGATGTCATAGGATCTTGGAAAATCATTGAAATCTCTTTACCGCGTAATTTCATTAACTCTTTTTCTGATTTTTGTGTGAGGTCTTCACCATTAAAAATAATACTTCCATTTTTAATTCTTCCAGATTTCCCTTGGAACAATTTTGTAATAGCTTTAGTAGAAACAGATTTCCCTGAACCTGATTTACCTACAATAGCAAGCGTTTCTCCTTTATTTAAATAAAAGTCAACGCCTCTTACCGCTTGCACTTCCCCTGCTTCAATATCGAAGGAAACATGCAAGTCATTAATTTCTAATACACGTTCAGACATTGTAAATTCCTCCTTTATTTACGCATTTTAGGGTCAAATGCATCACGTAATCCATCACTAAAGAGATAGAAGAATAAGATTAATAAACTTAAAATGATTGCCGGAATAAATAATTCATGCGGGTGAATAAGTAACATTGCACGCCCCTCATTTACAAGTGAACCGAGTGAAGTTCTAGGTGCAGGGACCCCGATACCGATAAAGCTTAAAAACGCTTCGAAGAATATCGCATTAGGCACTGTAAACATTGATGTTACAATGATCGCACCTAACGTGTTAGGCAAAATATGTTTAAAAATTAATCTGAAATCGGATGTTCCAAGTGTACGAGAAGCCAATACAAACTCTTGATTTTTCAATTTTAAGAATTCGCCACGTACAACACGGCTCATGCCTATCCATCCGGTAATGGTCATCGCTAAAATAATCGTCCAAATAGATGGTTCAAAGATTAATACGAATAAAATAACAACGATTAATGTTGGAATAGATGAAATAATTTCAATAAACCGTTGCATAATATAATCGACGCGGCCTCCAAAATAACCAGAAATCGCCCCGTATATGACACCAATAAAAATATCTAAAAAGGCAGCTACAAAACCAATAAATAATGAAACTTGAGCCCCTTGCCAAGTACGAGACCATAAGTCACGTCCTAATTGATCTGTACCGAACCAAAAATTTTCTTTAACATGTGCTTTATCATATGCGTTACCATCGACACCTTCACCAGTGAATGGTAAAAACGGCACTTTATCTAATACAGCAATTTTAGGTGGTAAGTTACGTCGTTGAACATCTTGTTCAGCAAAATCGTGGCTATTCAATAATGGACCTATTAATGCAAATAAAATAATAATGACTAGCCCAATCATACCGACTACAGCCAATTTATTTCGAGTCAGTTGCGACCAAGCGTCTTGCCAAAATGTGCGACCTTCTCTTTGAAACTCTTGCTCACTTCCGTCTGGCGCGCCAGTGCGAACGAAATCTTCATTCATAATCCCTGAAGTTTGAGCAACCGTTGCACCTGAATAATCGTCTTTTGGTAAATTGCGTT from Staphylococcus schleiferi includes the following:
- the opp3C gene encoding oligopeptide ABC transporter permease, with translation MSNEERNLPKDDYSGATVAQTSGIMNEDFVRTGAPDGSEQEFQREGRTFWQDAWSQLTRNKLAVVGMIGLVIIILFALIGPLLNSHDFAEQDVQRRNLPPKIAVLDKVPFLPFTGEGVDGNAYDKAHVKENFWFGTDQLGRDLWSRTWQGAQVSLFIGFVAAFLDIFIGVIYGAISGYFGGRVDYIMQRFIEIISSIPTLIVVILFVLIFEPSIWTIILAMTITGWIGMSRVVRGEFLKLKNQEFVLASRTLGTSDFRLIFKHILPNTLGAIIVTSMFTVPNAIFFEAFLSFIGIGVPAPRTSLGSLVNEGRAMLLIHPHELFIPAIILSLLILFFYLFSDGLRDAFDPKMRK